One window of Doryrhamphus excisus isolate RoL2022-K1 chromosome 13, RoL_Dexc_1.0, whole genome shotgun sequence genomic DNA carries:
- the LOC131140000 gene encoding E3 ubiquitin-protein ligase HECTD1-like — MADVDPDTLLEWLQMGQGDERDMQLIALEQLCMLLLMSDNVDRCFETCPPRTFLPALCKIFLDESAPDNVLEVTARAITYYLDVSAECTRRIVGVDGAIKALCSRLVVVELNNRTSRDLAEQCVKVLELICTRESGAVFEAGGLNCVLSFIRDSGHLVHKDTLHSAMAVVSRLCSKMEPQDSSLETCVESLSSLLKHEDHQVSDGALRCFASLADRFTRRGVDPAPLAKHGLTEELLSRMAAAGGAASGPSSACKPGRTSTGAAPSAPDSKLSNQVSTIVSLLSTLCRGSPLVTHDLLRSALPNSMESALGGDERCVLDTMRLVDLLLVLLFEGRKALPKSTAGSSSRIPCLRRLDSSGERSHRQLIDCIRSKDTDALIDAIDTGAFEVNFMDDVGQTLLNWASAFGTQEMVEFLCERGADVNRGQRSSSLHYAACFGRPQVAKTLLRHGANPDLRDEDGKTPLDKARERGHSEVVAILQSPGDWMCPVNKGDDKKKKDVNKEEEEGGEPKGDPEMAPIYLKRLLPVFAQTFQQTMLPSIRKASLALIRKMVHYSSEVLLKEVCDSETGHNLPTILVEISATVLDQEDDDDGHLLALQIIRDLVDKGGDVFLDQLARLGVINKVSTLAGPASDDENEDEVKPEKEEEVQEDAREILQGKPYHWRDWSIIRGRDCLYIWSDAAALELSNGSNGWFRFILDGKLATMYSSGSPEGGSDSSESRSEFLEKLQRARSQVKPVTSSQPILSSLGPSKLTVGNWSLTCLKDGEIAIHNSDGQQATILKEDLPGFVFESNRGTKHSFTAETSLGSEFVTGWTGKRGRKLKSKLEKTKQKVKSMARELYDDHFKAVESMPRGVVVTLRNISTQLESSWELHTNRQCVEGENTWRDLMKTALENLIVVLKDENTISPYEMCSSGLVQALFTVLNNSVDLDLKHDCKPLMERINVFKAAFCENEDDESQPAIALIRKLIAVLESIERLPLHLYDTPGSSYNLQILTRRLRFRLERAPGETALIDRTGRMLKMEPLATVESLEQYLLKMVAKQWYDFERSSFIFVRKLREGQTFTFRHQHDFDENGVIYWVGTNAKTAYEWVNPAAYGLVVVTSSEGRNLPYGRLEDILSRDSSALNCHTNDDKNAWFAVDLGLWVIPSAYTLRHARGYGRSALRNWVFQVSKDGQNWTTLYTHMDDCSLTEPGSTATWPLDPSKDEKQGWRHIRIKQMGKNASAQTHYLSLSGLELYGTVTSVCEDQLGKAVKEAEANLRRQRRLFRSQVMKYIVPGARVVRGIDWKWRDQDGNPAGEGTVTGEAHNGWIDVTWDAGGSNSYRMGAEGKFDLKLAPGYDPESAATAPSPKPVSSAVSGPAFSTVGHSLTPAASGGTTTTSSSSQQQSWSSLVKNNCPDKGGASSLGGASSSSRKGSSSSVCSVASSSDISLSSSLGLPAGGLRPDKRVEGLLLDQGSGVGGLTGGGAGSEGQQQEPIGEEPMVLSSAMEGGSGSASSSGTITADASAPGEEGRNKDPSDDPATAISMGLVSVSSPDVSSVSESPSKDVPSQRPLCSAANARLSVSSLLAAGAPMSSSASVPNLSSREASLMESFVRRAPNMSRTNATNNMNLSRSSSDNNTNTLGRNVMSTATSPLMGAQSFPNLTTTGTTSTVTMSTSIVTSSNNVATATTGLSVGQLLSNTLTTSLTSTSSESDTGQEAEFSLYDFLDSCRANTLLAELDDEEDLPEPDDDDDENEDDNQEDQEYEEVLEEEEYETKGGRRRTWDDDFVLKRQFSALVPAFDPRPGRTNVQQTTDLEIPPPGTPCSEVQEEVECAPSPHLALTLKVAGLGTTREVELPLSNYKSTIFFYVQRLLQLSCNGAVKTDKLRRIWEPTYTIMYRELKDACKEKESDKMDFCEHSVGGSGLSPNSLLSNQSSDILGCSRETPQAKAGCSQNTCGVEDVLQLLRILYIIGGDAASNARTLQEDADELQFNAAPEEFTSKKITTKILQQIEEPLALASGALPDWCEQLTSKCPFLIPFETRQLFFTCTAFGASRAIVWLQNRREATMERSRPSTTVRRDDPGDFRVGRLKHERVKVPRGEAMMEWAESVMQIHADRKSVLEVEFQGEEGTGLGPTLEFYALVAAEFQRTSLGIWLCDDDFPDDESRQVDLGGGLKPPGFYVQRSCGLFPAPFPQDSEELERITKLFHFLGVFLAKCIQDNRLVDLPVSQPFFKLLCMGDIKSNMSKLLYSSRGSPHGHDSERLLLSDVQSQASTEESQETYSVGSFDEDSKSEFIMDPPKPKPPAWYHGILTWEDFQLVNPHRASFLKEVKELVVKRRQILASKNLSEDDKNTRLQDLMLRNPLGSGPPLSIEDLGLNFQFCPSSKVHGFSAVDLKLNGDDEMVTMENAEDYVELMFDFCMHTGIQKQMEAFREGFNRVFPMEKLSSFSHKEVQMILCGNQSPSWTADDIINYTEPKLGYTRDSPGFLRFVRVLCGMSSDERKAFLQFTTGCSTLPPGGLANLHPRLTIVRKVDATDSSYPSVNTCVHYLKLPEYSSEDIVRERLLAATMEKGFHLN; from the exons ATGGCAGACGTGGACCCAGACACCCTGCTGGAGTGGCTCCAGATGGGTCAAGGCGACGAGCGCGACATGCAACTCATCGCTTTGGAGCAACTCTGCATGCTGTTGCTCATGTCTGACAATGTGGACCGCTGCTTTGAGAC GTGTCCCCCTCGGACCTTCCTCCCGGCGCTGTGTAAGATCTTCCTGGATGAGAGCGCTCCAGACAATGTGCTGGAAGTGACGGCGCGCGCCATCACCTACTACCTGGACGTGTCTGCAGAATGCACCCGTAGGATTGTAGGTGTGGACGGCGCCATTAAAGCGCTCTGCAGCCGTCTGGTGGTGGTGGAGCTCAACAACAGAACCAGCAGAGACCTGGCTGAGCAGTGCGTCAAG GTCCTCGAGCTGATCTGTACCAGGGAGTCCGGTGCCGTTTTCGAGGCGGGCGGCCTGAACTGCGTGCTGAGCTTCATCAGAGACAGCGGCCACCTGGTGCACAAAGATACGCTACACTCGGCCATGGCGGTGGTGTCCCGCCTCTGCAGCAAGATGGAGCCTCAAGACTCGTCTTTGGAGACCTGCGTGGAGTCTCTGTCCAGCCTTCTCAAGCATGAAGATCACCAG GTATCAGATGGCGCTCTGCGCTGCTTTGCTTCATTGGCGGACCGCTTCACCCGACGAGGTGTGGACCCTGCCCCTTTGGCCAAACACGGCCTGACGGAGGAGCTGCTCTCCCGCATGGCTGCTGCCGGCGGTGCCGCGTCGGGTCCCTCCTCAGCCTGTAAGCCCGGCCGCACGTCGACGGGCGCTGCTCCTTCAGCGCCCGACTCCAAACTTAGCAATCAAGTGTCGACCATTGTCAGCCTCCTGTCCACGCTGTGCAGGGGCTCCCCACTCGTCACGCAC GACCTGCTGCGCTCCGCTCTGCCAAACTCCATGGAGTCTGCTCTGGGAGGGGACGAGCGCTGTGTGCTGGACACGATGCGGCTGGTCGACCTGCTGCTGGTGCTCCTATTTGAGGGCCGCAAGGCCTTGCCCAAATCCACGGCCGGATCCTCGAGTCGCATCCCTTGTCTGCGACGCTTGGACAGCTCGGGAGAAAGATCCCACCGACAGCTCATCGACTGTATCCGCAGCAAAGACACAGACGCCCTCATCGACGCCATCGACACGGGAG cCTTTGAGGTGAACTTCATGGACGACGTGGGTCAGACGCTGCTCAACTGGGCCTCGGCCTTTGGCACGCAGGAAATG GTGGAGTTCTTGTGTGAGAGGGGTGCTGATGTcaacagaggtcaaaggtcatcctCGCTGCATTACGCTGCATGCTTTGGACGGCCTCAAGTAGCAAAG ACTCTGCTGCGTCACGGTGCCAACCCTGACCTGAGGGATGAGGATGGAAAGACTCCCCTGGACAAGGCTCGGGAGCGGGGGCACAGTGAAGTGGTGGCCATACTGCAGTCTCccg GAGACTGGATGTGTCCGGTCAACAAGGGTgatgacaagaagaagaaggatgtcaacaaggaggaagaggaaggaggcGAGCCCAAAGGGGATCCAGAAATGGCCCCCATCTACCTGAAGAGACTGCTGCCTGTTTTTGCACAAACCTTTCAGCAAACCATGCTGCCTTCTATTAG gAAAGCCAGTCTGGCTCTGATCCGGAAGATGGTCCACTATAGCAGTGAGGTGTTGCTCAAGGAAGTCTGCGACAGCGAGACGGGTCACAACTTGCCCACGATCCTGGTGGAGATCAGTGCCACTGTGCTGGACCAGGAG GACGACGACGATGGACACCTCCTGGCCCTGCAGATCATCAGAGATCTGGTGGACAAAGGAGGAGACGTCTTCCTGGACCAGCTGGCCCGCTTGGGAGTCATCAACAAAGTGTCCACACTGGCCGGACCCGCATCAGATGATGAGAACGAGGACGAGGTCAAACCTGAGAAG gaggaggaggtgcaggAGGACGCGAGGGAGATCCTCCAAGGGAAGCCCTATCACTGGCGGGACTGGTCCATCATCAGGGGGAGAGACTGTCTCTACATCTGGTCGGATGCTGCCGCCCTCGAACTTTCAAACGGCTCGAATGGATGGTTCCGCTTCATCCTGGATGGGAAGTTGGCCACCATGTACTCCAGTGGCAGTCCCGAGGGGGGGTCCGACAGCTCTG AGTCCCGCAGCGAGTTCCTGGAGAAGCTTCAGCGTGCGAGGAGCCAGGTGAAACCAGTGACATCCAGCCAGCCCATCCTTTCCAGTTTGGGTCCCTCCAAGCTGACGGTGGGAAACTGGTCTCTGACGTGCCTGAAGGATGGTGAGATTGCCATCCACAACTCGGATGGTCAGCAGGCCACCATCTTGAAAGAGGACCTGCCGGGCTTTGTTTTCGAGTCCAACAGAGGAACCAAACACTCATTCACTGCAGAAACATCTTTGG GTTCTGAGTTTGTGACGGGATGGACAGGAAAGCGAGGCCGCAAGCTGAAGTCCAAACTGGAAAAGACCAAACAGAAAGTAAAGAGCATGGCCAGGGAACTCTATGATGACCACTTCAAGGCCGTGGAGAGCATGCCCAGAGGAGTGGTGGTCACCCTGAGGAACATCTCCACACAGCTAGAGTCCTCCTGGGAGCTGCACACCAACAGACAA TGTGTTGAAGGGGAGAACACCTGGAGGGACCTGATGAAGACGGCCCTGGAGAACCTCATTGTGGTGCTGAAAGATGAGAACACAATTTCTCCTTACGAGATGTGCAGCAGCGGCTTGGTGCAAGCACTCTTCACTGTGCTCAACAAC AGCGTGGACCTGGACCTAAAACATGATTGTAAGCCTTTAATGGAGAGGATCAATGTCTTCAAGGCGGCTTTCTGTGAGAATGAAGATGATGAAag CCAACCAGCTATTGCCTTAATCCGTAAGCTGATTGCTGTCCTGGAGTCGATTGAGCGCCTTCCCCTGCACCTGTACGACACTCCTGGCTCCTCCTACAACCTACAG ATCTTGACGAGGAGGCTGCGCTTTCGCCTGGAGCGAGCACCAGGCGAGACGGCTCTGATTGACCGTACGGGGCGCATGTTGAAGATGGAACCCCTGGCCACCGTGGAGTCACTGGAACAGTACCTGCTGAAGATG GTCGCAAAGCAGTGGTACGACTTTGAGCGCTCCTCCTTCATCTTTGTCAGGAAGCTAAGAGAAGGTCAGACTTTCACCTTCAGACACCAACACGACTTTGATGAGAATGGCGTCATCTACTGGGTCGGAACCAATGCCAA GACGGCCTACGAGTGGGTCAACCCTGCCGCCTATGGTCTGGTGGTGGTGACCTCATCAGAGGGACGGAACCTCCCTTATGGCCGTCTGGAGGACATCTTGAGTCGGGACAGCTCTGCCCTCAACTGTCACACCAACGATGACAAGAATGCCTGGTTTGCCGTCGACCTGGGCCTCTGGGTCATTCCCTCGGCGTACACCTTGAGGCACGCCAG GGGTTACGGGCGCTCTGCATTGAGGAACTGGGTGTTCCAGGTGTCCAAAGACGGTCAGAACTGGACCACGCTGTATACACACATGGACGACTGCAGCCTGACTGAACCAGG GTCGACCGCCACATGGCCTCTGGACCCATCCAAAGACGAGAAACAGGGTTGGCGACACATCAGAATCAAGCAAATGGGCAAGAACGCCAGCGCCCAGACCCACTACCTGTCTTTGTCCGGCCTGGAGCTCTATGGCACCGTTACTTCCGTATGCGAGGACCAGCTAG GTAAAGCCGTGAAGGAAGCTGAGGCCAATCTTCGACGCCAGCGGCGCCTCTTTCGCTCCCAGGTGATGAAGTACATCGTCCCCGGAGCCAGAGTCGTCCGTGGCATTGACTGGAAGTGGCGTGACCAGGATGGCAACCCGGCCGGCGAGGGCACCGTCACTGGAGAGGCCCATAACG GCTGGATTGATGTAACCTGGGATGCTGGCGGCTCTAACTCTTACCGTATGGGCGCTGAAGGGAAGTTTGACCTCAAGCTTGCTCCAGGGTACGACCCTGAGTCGGCTGCCACAGCGCCGTCACCCAAACCTGTCTCATCCGCTGTTTCAGGCCCCGCCTTCTCCACGGTGGGACACTCCTTGACCCCGGCAGCCAGTGGCGGCACCACCACTACCTCTTCTTCCTCGCAGCAGCAGTCGTGGAGCAGTCTGGTGAAAAATAACTGTCCAGACAAGGGCGGGGCCTCGTCGCTGGGTGGAGCCAGCTCCTCCAGCAGGAAGGGCAGTAGCAGCTCTGTCTGTAGTGTGGCCTCCTCCTCTGACATCAGCCTCAGCTCCTCCCTCGGCCTCCCCGCCGGAGGGCTGCGGCCGGACAAGAGGGTTGAGGGGCTGCTGCTGGACCAGGGTTCTGGGGTGGGTGGACTCACAGGAGGCGGGGCCGGCTCTGAGGGCCAGCAGCAAGAACCTATTGGTGAAGAACCTATGGTGCTGTCCTCCGCCATGGAGGGCGGGTCCGGTTCCGCGTCCAGCTCGGGCACCATCACCGCAGACGCGTCCGCCCCCGGTGAAGAAGGCCGGAACAAAGACCCATCCGACGACCCGGCGACGGCCATCTCCATGGGGCTGGTGAGCGTGAGCTCGCCTGACGTCAGCTCTGTGTCCGAATCTCCGAGCAAGGACGTGCCCTCCCAGAGGCCTTTGTGCTCGGCTGCCAATGCCCGCCTGTCGGTCAGCTCCCTGCTGGCGGCCGGCGCCCCCATGAGCTCTAGTGCCAGCGTGCCCAACCTCTCGTCCCGCGAGGCCAGCCTAATGGAGTCGTTTGTACGCCGCGCGCCCAACATGTCGCGAACAAACGCCACCAACAACATGAACCTGAGCCGCAGCAGCAGCGACAACAACACCAACACGCTCGGGAGGAATGTCATGAGCACGGCCA CGTCTCCGCTCATGGGCGCTCAGAGCTTTCCGAACCTCACCACCACTGGCACCACCTCCACCGTTACCATGTCAACCTCCATCGTAACCAGCAGCAATAACGTCGCCACAGCCACCACTGGCCTGTCAGTGGGGCAGTTGCTAAGCAACACCTTGACCACCAGCCTGACATCCACGTCCAGCGAGAGCGACACGGGACAGGAAGCGGAATTTTCTCTCTATG ACTTCCTGGATAGCTGTCGCGCTAACACGCTATTAGCTGAGCTTGACGATGAAGAAGACCTTCCAGAGCctgacgacgacgatgatgagAACGAAGACGACAATCAGGAGGACCAGGAGTATGAGGAGGTGTTG gaggaggaggagtatgAGACCAAAGGAGGTCGCAGAAGGACGTGGGATGACGATTTTGTACTAAAGAGACAGTTTTCAGCTTTGGTCCCTGCTTTTGACCCCCGACCTGGAAGAACCAATGTACAGCAGACCACTGATCTGGAGATCCCTCCGCCAG GGACTCCTTGCTCTGAGGTGCAGGAGGAGGTGGAGTGTGCTCCTTCTCCTCATCTGGCCCTTACCCTCAAG GTGGCGGGTCTGGGCACGACACGGGAGGTGGAGCTTCCTCTGTCCAATTACAAGTCCACCATCTTCTTCTACGTCCAGCGATTGCTACAGCTCTCGTGCAACGGCGCCGTGAAGACGGACAAACTGCGACGCATCTGGGAGCCCACATACAC GATCATGTACAGAGAGCTGAAGGACGCCTGCAAGGAGAAAGAGAGCGACAAGATG GACTTCTGTGAACACAGCGTGGGTGGCAGCGGTCTGAGTCCGAACTCGCTGTTGTCCAATCAGAGCAGTGACATTCTGGGATGCAGTCGAGAGACGCCGCAGGCCAAAGCGGGCTGCAGTCAGAACACGTGTGGCGTGGAGGACGTCCTGCAGCTCCTCCGCATTCTCTACATCATCGGAGGAGACGCTGCCTCCAACGCACGCACACTGCAGGAGG ACGCAGATGAGCTGCAGTTCAATGCAGCGCCGGAAGAGTTCACCAGCAAGAAGATCACCACAAAGATCCTTCAGCAGATCGAA GAGCCGCTGGCGCTTGCGAGTGGTGCACTTCCTGACTGGTGTGAACAGCTGACATCCAAGTGTCCTTTCCTGATCCCATTTGAGACCCGACAGCTCTTCTTCACCTGCACTGCCTTTGGAGCCTCCAG GGCCATCGTTTGGTTGCAGAACCGGCGCGAGGCCACCATGGAGCGCTCTCGCCCGTCTACCACGGTGCGCAGGGACGACCCTGGAGACTTCAGGGTGGGCCGGCTCAAACATGAGCGCGTCAAAGTCCCGCGAGGAGAGGCCATGATGGAGTGGGCCGAGTCCGTCATGCAGATCCACGCCGACAGGAAGTCTGTGCTTGAG GTGGAGTTCCAAGGAGAGGAGGGAACCGGCCTCGGTCCAACGCTGGAGTTCTACGCTTTGGTGGCTGCAGAATTCCAGAGAACATCACTGGGAATCTGGTTGTGTGACGACGACTTCCCTGATGACGAGTCACGACAG GTGGACCTGGGCGGTGGCCTGAAGCCTCCGGGTTTCTACGTGCAGCGTTCATGCGGTCTCTTCCCGGCACCGTTCCCTCAGGATAGCGAGGAACTGGAGCGCATCACCAAACTCTTCCACTTCCTGGGTGTGTTCCTGGCCAAGTGCATCCAGGACAACCGTTTGGTGGACCTTCCCGTGTCTCAGCCCTTCTTTAAGTTGCTCTGCATGGGGGACATCAAGTCCAACATGAGCAAGCTGCTCTACTCGTCACGCGGCTCACCGCATGGTCACGACTCGGAGCGGCTGCTGCTGTCCGATGTGCAGTCGCAGGCGTCCACCGAGGAGAGCCAGGAGACGTACTCTGTGGGCAGCTTCGACGAGGACTCAAAGTCCGAGTTCATCATGGACCCGCCCAAGCCCAAACCTCCTGCCTGGTACCATGGCATCCTCACCTGGGAGGACTTCCAGCTGGTCAATCCCCACAG GGCCAGCTTCCTGAAGGAGGTCAAGGAGTTGGTGGTCAAAAGGAGGCAGATCCTGGCCAGTAAAAATCTGTCCGAGGATGACAAGAACACAAGACTGCAAGACCTGATGCTGAGGAACCCCTTGGGCTCTGGACCTCCCCTCAGCATAGAAGACCTGGG GTTGAACTTCCAGTTCTGTCCCTCTTCCAAAGTTCATGGTTTCTCAGCAGTAGATCTCAAACTAAACGGCGATGATGAG ATGGTGACCATGGAGAATGCAGAGGACTACGTGGAGTTAATGTTTGACTTTTGTATGCACACGGGAATCCAGAAACAGATGGAGGCCTTCAGAG aggGATTCAATCGAGTGTTTCCAATGGAAAAGTTGAGCTCGTTTAGCCACAAGGAGGTGCAGATGATCCTCTGTGGGAACCAGTCACCTTCATggactgctgatgacatcatcaactaCACTGAGCCA